Proteins encoded together in one Amblyomma americanum isolate KBUSLIRL-KWMA chromosome 1, ASM5285725v1, whole genome shotgun sequence window:
- the LOC144096152 gene encoding uncharacterized protein LOC144096152 has product MPEDCCVPRCRGNYDGGERVRVFAFPSDEARRAEWIRAIRRADFTPGKRLMVCGHHFKPSDMVNRTSYMDAKIGKVIEVALKLVRLRPDAIPSILPDCLAYLSAPNASTSREAPNEKGTRGESAASQDAISLSIEAHQVEEDRNKIHNFQALLKCIPCIKVSKFWTVVSQHDFILFLNLTVDGAQAIKKSFKVTEDLSLKLYFHDVEVTKLDGVEIIPKTVNDVRCLTGLLDAVESSDKAPAFRQPEDKTGGILKLCGVRRMHTKQPVKVAASGRAPRASSRAARDPRSPAEEQSSRSLGGLLLRGVAEHATERCY; this is encoded by the exons ATGCCTGAGGATTGCTGCGTACcgcggtgccgcgggaactatgaTGGTGGTGAGCGTGTACGAGTCTTCGCCTTCCCTTCGGACGAAGCAAGAAGAGCTGAATGGATTAGAGCTATCCGCCGTGCGGACTTCACTCCTGGAAAGCGGTTAATG GTCTGCGGGCACCACTTTAAACCGTCCGACATGGTAAACAGAACAAGCTACATGGATGCAAAGATCGGAAAAGTAATTGAAGTGGCGCTGAAGCTCGTACGGTTACGACCTGATGCTATTCCAAGCATACTTCCGGACTGCCTGGCATATCTTTCTGCCCCAAATGCTAGCACGTCTCGCGAGGCCCCAAATGAAAAGGGGACGCGCGGAGAGTCAGCTGCGTCACAAGATGCCATCAGCTTGTCTATTGAAGCACACCAGGTGGAAGAGGACCGAAACAAAATTCACAACTTTCAGGCGCTGTTGAAATGTATACCATGTATCAAGGTCTCCAAATTCTGGACGGTGGTTTCCCAGCATGACTTTATACTCTTCCTCAATCTGACTGTAGATGGTGCCCAAGCAATCAAAAAGTCATTTAAAGTCACCGAGGACCTCTCTCTAAAGCTGTATTTTCATGATGTGGAGGTCACCAAACTTGATGGCGTGGAGATCATTCCAAAAACTGTGAATGATGTTCGGTGCTTGACAGGTCTGTTGGATGCCGTTGAGAGCTCTGATAAGGCTCCTGCCTTCCGCCAACCTGAAGACAAGACAGGTGGCATATTGAAGCTC TGTGGAGTGCGGCGGATGCACACGAAGCAGCCGGTCAAGGTGGCAGCTAGCGGCCGCGCTCCTCGTGCCTCGAGCCGGGCGGCCAGAGACCCACGCTCTCCGGCCGAGGAACAAAGCAGCCGGTCGTTAGGCGGCCTGTTATTGCGGGGAGTCGCCGAACACGCGACGGAGCGCTGCTATTGA